In the genome of Lynx canadensis isolate LIC74 chromosome X, mLynCan4.pri.v2, whole genome shotgun sequence, one region contains:
- the G6PD gene encoding glucose-6-phosphate 1-dehydrogenase isoform X2, protein MAEQVALSRTQVCGILREELYQGNAFHRSDTHIFIIMGASGDLAKKKIYPTVWWLFRDGLLPEDTFIVGYARSRLTVADIRKQSEPFFKATPEEKAKLEEFFARNSYVAGQYDDVASYRRLNSHVNGLHQGPQTNRLFYLALPPTVYEAVTKHIHETCMSQTGWNRVIVEKPFGRDLQSSDRLSNHISSLFREDQIYRIDHYLGKEMVQNLMVLRFANRIFGPIWNRDNVACVILTFKEPFGTEGRGGYFDEFGIIRDVMQNHLLQMLCLVAMEKPASTDSDDVRDEKVKVLKCISEVQSENVVLGQYVGNPSGEGEATKGYLDDPTVPRGSITATFAAVVLYVENERWEGVPFILRCGKALNERKAEVRLQFRDVSGDIFQQQCKRNELVIRVQPNEAVYTKMMTKKPGMFFNPEESELDLTYGNRYKNVKLPDAYERLILDVFCGNQMHFVRSDELREAWRIFTPLLHEIEREKPQPIPYVYGSRGPAEADELMKRVGFQYEGTYKWVNPHKL, encoded by the exons ATGGCAGAGCAGGTGGCCCTGAGCCGGACCCAGGTGTGCGGGATCCTGCGGGAAGAGCTGTACCAGGGCAATGCCTTCCATCGATCTGACACACATATCTTCATCATCATGGGTGCATCG GGCGACCTGGCCAAGAAGAAGATCTACCCCACCGTCTG GTGGCTGTTCCGCGACGGTCTTCTGCCCGAAGACACCTTCATCGTGGGCTACGCCCGCTCCCGTCTCACAGTGGCCGACATCCGCAAGCAGAGCGAGCCCTTCTTCAAA GCCACACCGGAGGAGAAGGCCAAGCTGGAGGAGTTCTTCGCCCGCAACTCGTATGTGGCTGGCCAGTACGACGACGTGGCATCCTACAGGCGCCTCAACAGCCACGTGAATGGCCTTCACCAGGGGCCGCAGACCAACCGCCTCTTTTACCTGGCCTTGCCGCCCACGGTCTATGAGGCGGTCACCAAGCACATCCATGAGACCTGCATGAGCCAGAC AGGCTGGAACCGTGTCATTGTGGAGAAGCCCTTCGGGAGGGACCTGCAGAGCTCTGACCGGCTATCCAACCACATCTCGTCCTTATTCCGTGAGGACCAGATCTACCGCATCGACCACTACCTGGGCAAGGAgatggtgcagaacctgatgGTGCTGAG ATTCGCCAACAGGATCTTTGGTCCCATCTGGAACCGGGACAACGTCGCCTGTGTCATCCTCACTTTCAAGGAGCCCTTTGGCACCGAGGGCCGTGGAGGCTACTTCGATGAATTTGGGATCATCCG GGACGTGATGCAGAACCACCTCCTGCAGATGCTGTGTCTAGTGGCCATGGAGAAGCCCGCCTCCACTGACTCGGACGATGTCCGCGACGAGAAG GTCAAGGTGTTAAAGTGCATCTCCGAGGTGCAGTCAGAGAACGTGGTCCTGGGCCAGTACGTGGGCAACCCCAGCGGAGAGGGCGAGGCCACCAAAGGGTACCTGGATGACCCCACGGTGCCCCGCGGCTCCATTACTGCCACCTTTGCGGCCGTCGTCCTCTACGTGGAGAACGAGAGGTGGGAAG GGGTGCCTTTCATCCTGCGCTGCGGCAAAGCCTTGAACGAGCGCAAGGCCGAGGTGCGTCTGCAGTTCCGCGACGTGTCCGGAGACATCTTCCAGCAGCAGTGCAAGCGCAACGAGCTCGTGATCCGCGTGCAGCCCAACGAGGCCGTGTACACCAAGATGATGACCAAGAAGCCTGGCATGTTCTTCAACCCTGAGGAGTCCGAGCTGGACCTGACCTACGGCAACAGATACAAG AACGTGAAGCTCCCCGACGCCTATGAGCGCCTTATCCTGGACGTCTTCTGTGGGAACCAGATGCACTTCGTGCGCAG TGACGAGCTCCGGGAGGCCTGGCGGATCTTCACGCCGCTGCTGCACGAGATCGAGCGCGAAAAGCCCCAGCCCATCCCGTATGTTTATGGCAG CCGAGGCCCCGCGGAGGCAGACGAGCTGATGAAGAGAGTGGGCTTCCAGTACGAGGGCACCTACAAGTGGGTGAACCCCCACAAGCTCTGA
- the G6PD gene encoding glucose-6-phosphate 1-dehydrogenase isoform X1 has translation MGTRADSAELRADPRGNEDAAQRRQGQKAPHGREARAESIMAEQVALSRTQVCGILREELYQGNAFHRSDTHIFIIMGASGDLAKKKIYPTVWWLFRDGLLPEDTFIVGYARSRLTVADIRKQSEPFFKATPEEKAKLEEFFARNSYVAGQYDDVASYRRLNSHVNGLHQGPQTNRLFYLALPPTVYEAVTKHIHETCMSQTGWNRVIVEKPFGRDLQSSDRLSNHISSLFREDQIYRIDHYLGKEMVQNLMVLRFANRIFGPIWNRDNVACVILTFKEPFGTEGRGGYFDEFGIIRDVMQNHLLQMLCLVAMEKPASTDSDDVRDEKVKVLKCISEVQSENVVLGQYVGNPSGEGEATKGYLDDPTVPRGSITATFAAVVLYVENERWEGVPFILRCGKALNERKAEVRLQFRDVSGDIFQQQCKRNELVIRVQPNEAVYTKMMTKKPGMFFNPEESELDLTYGNRYKNVKLPDAYERLILDVFCGNQMHFVRSDELREAWRIFTPLLHEIEREKPQPIPYVYGSRGPAEADELMKRVGFQYEGTYKWVNPHKL, from the exons AGAGCATCATGGCAGAGCAGGTGGCCCTGAGCCGGACCCAGGTGTGCGGGATCCTGCGGGAAGAGCTGTACCAGGGCAATGCCTTCCATCGATCTGACACACATATCTTCATCATCATGGGTGCATCG GGCGACCTGGCCAAGAAGAAGATCTACCCCACCGTCTG GTGGCTGTTCCGCGACGGTCTTCTGCCCGAAGACACCTTCATCGTGGGCTACGCCCGCTCCCGTCTCACAGTGGCCGACATCCGCAAGCAGAGCGAGCCCTTCTTCAAA GCCACACCGGAGGAGAAGGCCAAGCTGGAGGAGTTCTTCGCCCGCAACTCGTATGTGGCTGGCCAGTACGACGACGTGGCATCCTACAGGCGCCTCAACAGCCACGTGAATGGCCTTCACCAGGGGCCGCAGACCAACCGCCTCTTTTACCTGGCCTTGCCGCCCACGGTCTATGAGGCGGTCACCAAGCACATCCATGAGACCTGCATGAGCCAGAC AGGCTGGAACCGTGTCATTGTGGAGAAGCCCTTCGGGAGGGACCTGCAGAGCTCTGACCGGCTATCCAACCACATCTCGTCCTTATTCCGTGAGGACCAGATCTACCGCATCGACCACTACCTGGGCAAGGAgatggtgcagaacctgatgGTGCTGAG ATTCGCCAACAGGATCTTTGGTCCCATCTGGAACCGGGACAACGTCGCCTGTGTCATCCTCACTTTCAAGGAGCCCTTTGGCACCGAGGGCCGTGGAGGCTACTTCGATGAATTTGGGATCATCCG GGACGTGATGCAGAACCACCTCCTGCAGATGCTGTGTCTAGTGGCCATGGAGAAGCCCGCCTCCACTGACTCGGACGATGTCCGCGACGAGAAG GTCAAGGTGTTAAAGTGCATCTCCGAGGTGCAGTCAGAGAACGTGGTCCTGGGCCAGTACGTGGGCAACCCCAGCGGAGAGGGCGAGGCCACCAAAGGGTACCTGGATGACCCCACGGTGCCCCGCGGCTCCATTACTGCCACCTTTGCGGCCGTCGTCCTCTACGTGGAGAACGAGAGGTGGGAAG GGGTGCCTTTCATCCTGCGCTGCGGCAAAGCCTTGAACGAGCGCAAGGCCGAGGTGCGTCTGCAGTTCCGCGACGTGTCCGGAGACATCTTCCAGCAGCAGTGCAAGCGCAACGAGCTCGTGATCCGCGTGCAGCCCAACGAGGCCGTGTACACCAAGATGATGACCAAGAAGCCTGGCATGTTCTTCAACCCTGAGGAGTCCGAGCTGGACCTGACCTACGGCAACAGATACAAG AACGTGAAGCTCCCCGACGCCTATGAGCGCCTTATCCTGGACGTCTTCTGTGGGAACCAGATGCACTTCGTGCGCAG TGACGAGCTCCGGGAGGCCTGGCGGATCTTCACGCCGCTGCTGCACGAGATCGAGCGCGAAAAGCCCCAGCCCATCCCGTATGTTTATGGCAG CCGAGGCCCCGCGGAGGCAGACGAGCTGATGAAGAGAGTGGGCTTCCAGTACGAGGGCACCTACAAGTGGGTGAACCCCCACAAGCTCTGA